The following coding sequences lie in one Lebetimonas sp. JH292 genomic window:
- a CDS encoding bacterioferritin translates to MDRSKSIELLNKAVGEELSAIHQYMYFHFILDDLGYDLLAGIFKKTAIEEMLHTERYAERILFVGGEIEMKPAHEVEHIRDPKEMLKWAMKSEEDAIDMYNDFALACAEAKDSGTKQLFESIIADEERHFDTFETEFENLQKFGDRYLAQQAMERSKKQGMPAE, encoded by the coding sequence ATGGACAGAAGCAAATCAATAGAATTATTAAATAAAGCAGTGGGGGAAGAGCTCAGTGCAATTCACCAATATATGTATTTTCATTTTATACTGGACGACTTGGGATATGATTTACTGGCCGGTATTTTTAAAAAAACTGCAATTGAAGAAATGCTGCATACTGAAAGATATGCCGAGAGAATTTTATTTGTAGGCGGTGAAATTGAAATGAAACCGGCCCATGAGGTAGAGCATATAAGAGACCCAAAAGAAATGCTGAAATGGGCTATGAAAAGCGAAGAAGATGCAATAGATATGTATAACGATTTTGCCCTCGCTTGTGCTGAAGCAAAAGATTCTGGAACAAAACAGCTTTTTGAAAGTATAATAGCTGATGAAGAAAGACATTTTGACACATTTGAGACAGAATTTGAAAACCTTCAAAAATTCGGTGACAGATATCTTGCCCAGCAGGCAATGGAAAGAAGTAAAAAACAAGGAATGCCGGCAGAATAA
- a CDS encoding CHAD domain-containing protein, with product MDNFKSEIKPIEKEKEISIENCLKILNETFLDKDDKTLHKIRIEIKKCRYTHPEYEDILKLIQDNLGKAHDYYNCEKLRKKFNKDTKKIIKKKNKYIKKAEKIRSVFINDILSA from the coding sequence TTGGATAATTTTAAAAGTGAAATAAAACCTATTGAAAAAGAAAAAGAGATTTCAATTGAAAATTGTTTAAAAATTTTGAATGAAACTTTTTTAGATAAAGATGACAAAACTCTTCATAAAATAAGAATAGAAATTAAAAAATGCAGATACACTCATCCTGAATATGAAGATATTTTAAAATTAATTCAGGATAATTTGGGAAAAGCCCATGATTATTATAATTGCGAAAAATTAAGAAAAAAATTTAACAAAGACACTAAAAAAATAATTAAAAAGAAAAATAAATATATTAAAAAAGCGGAAAAGATAAGAAGTGTTTTTATAAACGATATTCTCAGCGCTTAG
- a CDS encoding NAD(+)/NADH kinase: MKAGFVLKPKADEKIKRDFLEIKKIFEKNNIEVLIDAVCAKLIGLLGMDFNKMCEEADFLVALGGDGTLISLTRRSYRYHKPILGINAGKLGFLTDINPENINEFIEKFLKGEYRIDERMVIEVEFNNNLLYAFNDVVISKDINSSMIHIDIDTNEAHLNTYHGDGLIISTPTGSTAYNLSAGGPVVYPLTESFILTPICPHSLTQRPLVIPSKFKIEAKVKEDFAKMIIDGQEIFDINSDIKLRKAKYPAKLIHRMERNYFDVLREKLHWGEG, translated from the coding sequence TTGAAAGCGGGATTTGTACTTAAACCGAAAGCGGATGAAAAAATAAAAAGGGATTTTTTAGAGATAAAAAAAATTTTTGAAAAAAACAATATAGAAGTTTTAATCGATGCTGTTTGTGCAAAATTAATAGGACTTTTGGGGATGGATTTTAATAAAATGTGCGAAGAGGCTGATTTTCTTGTCGCACTCGGGGGAGACGGCACTTTAATTTCACTTACAAGAAGAAGTTACAGGTATCATAAGCCTATACTTGGTATAAATGCAGGAAAACTCGGGTTTTTAACTGATATAAATCCTGAAAACATTAATGAATTTATTGAAAAATTTTTAAAAGGTGAATATAGAATAGATGAAAGAATGGTTATTGAAGTTGAATTTAACAATAATCTTTTATATGCATTTAATGATGTGGTTATCAGTAAGGATATTAATTCTTCAATGATACATATAGATATAGATACTAATGAGGCCCATTTAAATACTTATCACGGAGACGGGCTTATAATTTCCACTCCCACAGGTTCGACCGCATATAATTTAAGCGCCGGCGGCCCTGTTGTGTATCCTTTGACGGAGAGTTTTATATTAACGCCTATTTGTCCGCATTCTCTTACACAAAGGCCTCTTGTTATTCCAAGTAAATTTAAAATAGAGGCGAAAGTGAAAGAAGATTTTGCAAAAATGATAATAGACGGTCAGGAAATATTTGATATAAATTCCGACATTAAACTGAGAAAAGCAAAATATCCTGCAAAATTGATACACAGGATGGAGAGAAATTATTTTGATGTGTTAAGGGAAAAACTTCATTGGGGAGAAGGGTAG
- a CDS encoding mechanosensitive ion channel family protein codes for MLLIDGNFVFYLLKNYKIKEWVFYFNVLFIGWLFYEIIKYIIYVIIAINLSHKTNVRKEVFNLSIHFTKLFIILIIFISILTHLGVNIAAIVTSLGVGGAIIGLAAKGTLENFFDSIRVISEDAFHQGDWIETKDFEGLVADVGLTSTQVRTFDNALITVPNSFLANSWIKNYSRRFIGRRIKFWVKIKYSTDIEEIKRVIKEIKKMLQKHPGIVTDKKIENKLRQIMYKNALFSMEDKYGIRKTLLVYLDEFDEYSMNILVYAYSISINWEEWLRVKQDVYLRILNIIENSKLELAYPIQEVFIDKRDELWK; via the coding sequence TTGTTGTTGATTGACGGAAATTTTGTTTTTTATTTATTAAAAAATTATAAAATCAAAGAATGGGTTTTTTATTTTAATGTTTTGTTTATAGGCTGGCTGTTTTATGAAATAATCAAATATATTATTTATGTAATAATCGCAATTAATTTATCCCATAAAACCAATGTAAGAAAAGAAGTTTTTAATTTATCTATTCATTTTACAAAACTTTTTATAATTTTAATTATTTTTATTTCAATATTAACCCATTTGGGGGTGAATATTGCTGCTATTGTAACATCTTTGGGTGTGGGCGGCGCTATTATAGGTTTGGCGGCCAAAGGTACATTGGAGAATTTTTTTGATTCCATAAGGGTTATCAGTGAAGACGCCTTTCATCAGGGGGACTGGATAGAAACAAAAGATTTTGAAGGTCTGGTTGCCGATGTAGGCCTTACTTCCACACAGGTCAGAACATTTGACAATGCTTTAATAACGGTTCCCAATTCTTTTTTGGCCAACAGCTGGATAAAAAATTATTCCAGAAGGTTCATAGGAAGAAGAATAAAATTTTGGGTAAAAATTAAATATTCCACCGATATCGAAGAAATTAAAAGGGTTATTAAAGAAATAAAAAAAATGCTCCAAAAGCATCCGGGAATTGTAACAGATAAAAAAATAGAAAATAAACTGAGGCAAATTATGTATAAAAATGCACTTTTTTCTATGGAAGACAAATACGGGATAAGAAAAACGCTGCTTGTGTACTTGGATGAATTTGATGAATATTCTATGAATATTTTGGTTTATGCCTATTCGATAAGTATAAACTGGGAAGAGTGGCTGAGAGTTAAACAGGATGTTTATCTTAGAATATTAAATATAATTGAAAATTCTAAATTAGAGTTAGCCTATCCCATTCAGGAAGTTTTTATTGATAAAAGGGATGAATTATGGAAATAA